From Streptomyces asiaticus, one genomic window encodes:
- a CDS encoding IPT/TIG domain-containing protein, protein MPISPNQGSSAGGQTVVITGSNLGGATAVHFGSKLATITANNATSVTVTSPSGNGVVPVTVTTPGGTSNPLNFFYIGPPFKSVLSDTSGPLAGGNTVSITGTGLSTASAVAFGANSATPTVVSDSQITVAVPAGAAAGPVGVTVTTAGGSNNGFSYTYVATPTVTGFTPASGPPSGGTTVTITGTNLSTTQSVTFGGNAASFTVISDTSVSAVSPPTSDGAPGPAGITVTTLAGSAGAATPFQYVAGPGI, encoded by the coding sequence ATGCCCATCTCACCCAATCAGGGGTCCAGCGCCGGCGGACAGACCGTCGTCATCACCGGCAGCAACCTCGGCGGTGCCACGGCCGTCCACTTCGGCAGCAAACTGGCCACCATCACCGCCAACAACGCCACGTCCGTGACGGTCACCTCACCCTCCGGCAACGGGGTGGTGCCGGTGACCGTGACCACGCCCGGCGGCACCAGCAACCCGCTGAACTTCTTCTACATCGGCCCGCCCTTCAAGTCCGTGCTGAGCGACACCTCGGGACCGCTCGCCGGCGGCAACACCGTCAGCATCACCGGCACCGGTCTTTCGACCGCCAGCGCCGTGGCCTTCGGCGCCAACTCCGCGACGCCGACCGTCGTCTCCGACAGCCAGATCACCGTGGCCGTACCGGCCGGCGCCGCGGCCGGGCCGGTCGGAGTGACCGTCACCACCGCGGGCGGCTCCAACAACGGCTTCTCCTACACCTATGTGGCCACCCCGACGGTCACCGGCTTCACGCCCGCCTCGGGTCCGCCCTCCGGCGGCACCACGGTGACCATCACCGGCACCAACCTGTCCACCACCCAGTCGGTGACCTTCGGCGGCAACGCGGCGTCGTTCACAGTCATCAGCGACACCTCCGTCTCCGCGGTGTCGCCGCCCACCTCGGACGGGGCGCCCGGCCCCGCCGGCATCACGGTCACCACCCTGGCCGGCAGCGCCGGCGCCGCGACCCCGTTCCAGTACGTCGCCGGTCCGGGCATCTGA
- a CDS encoding glycoside hydrolase, with protein MRRRTLLAAAGTTVLGTALTTGTAWADETIGVDPGTDHGAWEGWGTSLAWWANLFGQRDDFADLFFTTKSVGYGGRSLPGLGLNIARYNLGGCAWTSVAGESMVASPNIPRFKQIEGYWHDWNSEDPASAAWHWNADAVQRAALAKAVQRGAVSELFSNSPMWWMCLNHNPSGAADGGNNLQSWNYRQFALYLATTARYAQDHWGVRFATVEAFNEPSSAWWKADGTQEGCHIDAAVQRTVLGHLRTELDARGLTGTRISASDETSYDLARTTWSSFDTATRALVDQVNVHGYQGSGGRRDLLSADVRAAGKKLWNSETGDKDGTGLTLATNLCLDFRWLHPTAWCYWQVMDPSAGWALIHYDPDTAQPGAVQTKYYVLAQFTRHIRPGMRILETGSDHAVAAYDPGARRLVLVAVNPGAAQTLTFDLSRFGQVTGGTGGLVPRWSTQTSGTGDLYTARQDTALAGKRLSVRFAEKSVQTFQIDGVTE; from the coding sequence ATGCGGCGCAGAACGCTTCTGGCGGCGGCGGGCACCACCGTGCTCGGCACCGCCCTCACGACCGGTACCGCCTGGGCCGACGAGACCATCGGCGTCGACCCCGGCACCGACCACGGGGCCTGGGAGGGCTGGGGCACCTCGCTCGCCTGGTGGGCCAATCTCTTCGGGCAGCGGGACGACTTCGCCGATCTCTTCTTCACCACCAAGTCGGTGGGCTACGGCGGCCGGTCGCTGCCCGGTCTCGGGCTGAACATCGCCCGCTACAACCTCGGCGGTTGCGCCTGGACCAGCGTGGCGGGTGAGTCCATGGTGGCCTCGCCCAACATCCCCCGGTTCAAGCAGATCGAGGGCTACTGGCACGACTGGAACAGCGAGGACCCCGCCTCCGCGGCCTGGCACTGGAACGCCGACGCGGTCCAGCGGGCGGCGCTGGCCAAGGCCGTCCAGCGGGGCGCCGTCAGCGAGCTGTTCTCCAACTCACCCATGTGGTGGATGTGTCTCAACCACAACCCGTCCGGCGCGGCGGACGGCGGCAACAACCTCCAGTCCTGGAACTACCGCCAGTTCGCGCTCTACCTCGCCACCACCGCCCGCTACGCCCAGGATCACTGGGGTGTCCGCTTCGCCACCGTCGAGGCGTTCAACGAGCCCTCGTCGGCCTGGTGGAAGGCGGACGGCACCCAGGAGGGCTGCCACATCGACGCGGCGGTCCAGCGGACCGTCCTCGGCCACCTCCGCACCGAGCTCGACGCGCGTGGGCTGACCGGCACCCGGATCTCGGCGTCGGACGAGACCAGCTACGACCTGGCCCGCACCACCTGGAGTTCGTTCGACACCGCCACCCGCGCCCTGGTCGACCAGGTCAACGTCCACGGCTACCAGGGCTCGGGCGGCCGCCGCGATCTGCTGTCCGCGGACGTGCGGGCGGCGGGCAAGAAGCTGTGGAACTCCGAGACCGGCGACAAGGACGGCACCGGCCTCACCCTGGCCACCAACCTCTGCCTGGACTTCCGCTGGCTGCACCCCACCGCGTGGTGCTACTGGCAGGTCATGGACCCCAGCGCCGGGTGGGCGCTGATCCACTACGACCCGGACACCGCCCAGCCCGGCGCCGTGCAGACCAAGTACTACGTGCTCGCCCAGTTCACCCGCCATATCCGCCCCGGGATGCGGATCCTGGAGACCGGCTCGGACCACGCGGTCGCCGCGTACGACCCGGGGGCGCGGCGGCTCGTGCTCGTCGCCGTCAACCCCGGCGCCGCGCAGACGCTCACCTTCGATCTGTCCCGCTTCGGCCAGGTCACCGGGGGCACGGGCGGGCTGGTGCCGCGCTGGTCCACCCAGACCTCGGGCACCGGCGATCTGTACACCGCGCGCCAGGACACGGCGCTGGCCGGGAAGCGGCTGAGCGTTCGGTTCGCCGAGAAGTCGGTGCAGACGTTCCAGATCGACGGGGTGACCGAGTGA
- a CDS encoding IPT/TIG domain-containing protein has product MISSVNPAAGSPGGGTPVTLTGSNFTQAMAVRFGPNFALSYTVVSATQITAVAPPGSGTVQITVTTPAGTSNGVAFGYAAAPTLTAISPASGPATGGTTVTLTGTNLLGATAVRFGAVNATSFTVVSATQITAVAPAGSGAAQVTVSGPGGTSNGVSYAYVVVAVPVLTAVSPGQGPVGGGNTVTLSGSGLTGVTAVTFGSTPALSFTVVSATQITAVAPPGAAGPVQITVTGPGGTSNGVTYFYVGVPTLTGASPAQGPTAGGTTVTLTGTNLLGATAVRFGAVNATSFTVVSATQITAVAPSGSGTVQITVVTPGGTSNGVSYTYVPTPVLTSLSPTQGPLGAGTTVTLFGSGLTATGSVVFGSTPASFTVVSDTWVTAIAPSGPAGPVNVHVITVGGSSNSLVYTRVAPPGI; this is encoded by the coding sequence GTGATCAGTTCCGTGAATCCCGCCGCCGGTTCGCCCGGCGGCGGGACCCCGGTCACGCTGACCGGGAGCAACTTCACCCAGGCCATGGCGGTCCGCTTCGGCCCGAACTTCGCCTTGTCGTACACCGTGGTCTCCGCCACGCAGATCACTGCGGTGGCGCCGCCCGGCAGCGGCACCGTGCAGATCACGGTGACGACACCGGCCGGGACGAGCAACGGGGTGGCGTTCGGCTATGCCGCCGCCCCCACCCTCACCGCCATCTCGCCCGCCTCGGGCCCCGCCACCGGCGGTACGACGGTCACCCTGACCGGCACCAATCTCCTTGGTGCGACGGCGGTCAGGTTCGGGGCCGTCAACGCCACGTCCTTCACGGTGGTGTCGGCGACGCAGATCACGGCGGTGGCGCCGGCGGGCAGTGGCGCGGCGCAGGTCACGGTGAGCGGGCCGGGCGGGACGAGCAATGGGGTGTCGTACGCCTATGTGGTGGTGGCGGTGCCGGTGCTGACGGCTGTCTCGCCGGGGCAGGGGCCGGTCGGTGGTGGGAATACGGTGACGCTCTCCGGTAGCGGCCTTACGGGCGTCACGGCGGTCACTTTCGGCTCCACGCCCGCCCTGTCGTTCACCGTGGTCTCGGCCACCCAGATCACCGCGGTCGCCCCGCCGGGGGCCGCCGGGCCGGTGCAGATCACCGTGACCGGGCCGGGCGGCACCAGCAATGGGGTCACGTACTTCTACGTCGGCGTCCCCACTCTCACCGGCGCCTCACCCGCCCAGGGCCCCACCGCAGGCGGTACGACCGTCACCCTGACCGGCACCAATCTGCTCGGTGCGACGGCGGTCAGGTTCGGGGCCGTCAACGCGACCTCCTTCACGGTGGTCTCGGCCACGCAGATCACGGCCGTGGCGCCGTCCGGCAGCGGCACCGTGCAGATCACGGTGGTGACGCCGGGCGGCACCAGCAACGGCGTCTCGTACACCTATGTCCCCACGCCCGTTCTCACCAGCCTGTCGCCGACCCAGGGGCCGCTCGGCGCCGGGACCACGGTCACGCTCTTCGGCAGCGGTCTCACCGCCACCGGCTCGGTGGTCTTCGGCTCCACGCCCGCGTCCTTCACCGTCGTCTCCGACACCTGGGTCACCGCCATCGCCCCGTCCGGGCCCGCCGGGCCGGTGAACGTACACGTCATCACGGTCGGCGGCAGCAGCAACAGCCTCGTCTACACCCGGGTGGCGCCGCCCGGGATCTAG
- a CDS encoding TetR family transcriptional regulator, with product MTTMQGTPKRPRRAPTPEERKQCPERSRRLLLEAAMDEFSEKGFAGARVQDIADRAGLNKQLITYYFGGKEGLYRELGREWLRHEATFNDPAVPFEELVVRYLREAFDDPRGIRLAIWQALTGEVADEPREDLSDMRRRQAAGELADDLDPAAVLLMCYAMVSAPATMPHAVRQIFGIEPDSPEFRERWEEQLRRIVRHLAA from the coding sequence ATGACGACGATGCAGGGGACGCCCAAGAGGCCCCGCCGCGCCCCCACGCCCGAGGAGCGCAAGCAGTGCCCGGAGCGCTCCCGGCGGCTGCTGCTGGAGGCGGCCATGGACGAGTTCTCCGAGAAGGGGTTCGCGGGCGCGCGCGTCCAGGACATCGCGGACCGTGCGGGCCTCAACAAGCAGCTGATCACCTACTACTTCGGCGGCAAGGAGGGCCTCTACCGAGAGCTGGGCCGTGAGTGGCTGCGGCACGAGGCGACCTTCAACGACCCCGCGGTCCCCTTCGAGGAGCTGGTCGTCCGCTACCTCCGGGAGGCGTTCGACGACCCCCGCGGCATCCGGCTGGCCATCTGGCAGGCGCTGACCGGCGAGGTGGCGGACGAGCCGCGCGAGGACCTGTCCGACATGCGGCGCCGGCAGGCGGCGGGCGAGCTGGCGGACGACCTCGACCCGGCCGCCGTGCTGCTGATGTGCTACGCCATGGTCTCCGCACCGGCCACCATGCCGCACGCCGTCCGCCAGATCTTCGGCATCGAGCCGGACTCGCCGGAGTTCCGGGAGCGGTGGGAGGAGCAGCTGCGCCGGATCGTCCGCCACCTCGCCGCGTAA
- a CDS encoding S1 family peptidase: MGAEMGITADATSNGGTWRVRIRSSAGDVLGAGILLGSETVLTCAHVIPDDGLPVPATEVLVELVEVHEAQPVPARVADGCWVPQRSDGCGDVALLRLSRPQPAEHAAPLYRLPPVLGRPVWMGGFPKGLDNGHYLRAKTAGRVGPRAEWVGLDPKSPRDVVRKGFSGAGVEDEATRHVIGMVVSRYDDPVDVPSAERLSVSYMIPVETIVRHLPVVHRWVRGDPGVDRPLVSPLTTGVQDIGFAQRLAVWLRREPLTGRAGITDVETVVIEDDDHARYEALSRAITLADRELSGGGPDEAVSAAPRGTVPPLGSVDLAIDVTKRTDTEVALRVADRMDLRSPGDTSPLSRVRANAVPLTIVAVGVDRARDPEALVGFMKLLADRGSRLLLVFRDPHSSGLRLAERLFRPEAARIDAWLDELAGRVALAADREHETAERGARRSSLSDAEDATALRINLTRLRSDPELRSHRIVAKLAAFEHSVRAVAERAEETLRTIDAQQPAVQELKWQLVSYTAMLGTKAESERAELIPLHRAAVRLLAEVPCDLPEARRAVDRFVAAVHTPPEGEAP, from the coding sequence ATGGGGGCGGAAATGGGCATTACCGCCGATGCGACCTCCAACGGGGGCACATGGCGGGTGAGGATCCGTAGTTCGGCCGGTGACGTCCTGGGCGCCGGAATCCTCCTGGGCAGTGAGACGGTGCTGACGTGCGCCCATGTGATCCCCGACGACGGGCTCCCGGTGCCCGCCACCGAGGTGCTGGTCGAGCTGGTCGAGGTGCACGAGGCCCAGCCCGTCCCCGCGCGCGTCGCCGACGGCTGCTGGGTGCCCCAGCGCTCCGACGGCTGCGGCGATGTGGCGCTGCTGCGGCTGAGCCGGCCGCAGCCCGCCGAGCACGCCGCACCGCTCTACCGGCTGCCGCCGGTGCTCGGCCGGCCGGTGTGGATGGGCGGCTTCCCCAAGGGGCTCGACAACGGCCACTATCTGCGCGCGAAGACCGCCGGGCGGGTCGGCCCCCGGGCGGAGTGGGTGGGTCTCGACCCCAAGTCGCCCAGGGATGTGGTCCGTAAGGGCTTCAGCGGCGCCGGGGTGGAGGACGAGGCGACCCGGCATGTCATCGGCATGGTCGTCAGCCGGTACGACGACCCCGTCGACGTGCCCTCCGCCGAGCGCCTCAGCGTCTCCTACATGATCCCGGTCGAGACGATCGTGCGCCATCTGCCGGTGGTCCACCGCTGGGTGCGCGGGGACCCCGGGGTGGACCGGCCGCTGGTCTCCCCGCTGACCACCGGCGTCCAGGACATCGGCTTCGCCCAGCGGCTCGCCGTATGGCTGCGCCGGGAGCCCCTGACCGGGCGCGCGGGCATCACGGACGTGGAGACCGTGGTCATCGAGGACGACGACCACGCGCGGTACGAGGCGCTGAGCCGCGCCATCACGCTCGCCGACCGCGAGCTGTCGGGCGGCGGCCCCGACGAGGCGGTCTCGGCCGCGCCGCGCGGCACCGTACCGCCGCTGGGCAGCGTGGACCTGGCCATCGACGTCACCAAGCGCACCGACACCGAGGTCGCGCTGCGGGTCGCGGACCGGATGGATCTGCGCTCGCCCGGCGACACCTCCCCGCTCAGCCGGGTCCGGGCCAACGCGGTGCCGCTCACCATCGTGGCCGTCGGCGTGGACCGCGCCCGCGATCCGGAGGCGCTGGTCGGCTTCATGAAGCTGCTCGCCGACCGGGGCAGCCGGCTGCTGCTGGTCTTCCGCGACCCCCACTCGAGCGGACTGCGGCTGGCCGAGCGGCTGTTCCGCCCCGAGGCGGCCCGGATCGACGCCTGGCTGGACGAGCTCGCCGGGCGGGTGGCCCTCGCCGCCGACCGCGAGCACGAGACGGCCGAGCGCGGGGCGCGCCGCTCGTCCTTATCGGACGCCGAGGACGCCACGGCCCTGCGGATCAATCTGACCCGGCTGCGCTCCGACCCCGAGCTGCGCTCCCACCGCATCGTCGCCAAACTGGCCGCGTTCGAGCACTCGGTGCGGGCGGTCGCCGAGCGGGCCGAGGAGACGCTGCGGACGATCGACGCCCAGCAGCCGGCGGTCCAGGAGCTGAAGTGGCAGCTGGTGTCGTACACGGCGATGCTCGGGACCAAGGCCGAGTCCGAGCGGGCCGAGCTGATTCCGCTGCACCGCGCCGCGGTGCGGCTGCTGGCCGAGGTGCCCTGCGATCTGCCGGAGGCCCGTCGCGCCGTCGACCGGTTCGTGGCCGCCGTGCACACACCGCCGGAGGGGGAGGCGCCATGA
- the otr(A) gene encoding tetracycline resistance ribosomal protection protein Otr(A) produces MPSSPRVSRTLNIGVLAHVDAGKTSLTERLLYDAGVIDRLGSVDTGDTQTDTGEIERQRGITVRTAVASLTTGDTQINLIDTPGHSDFIAEVERALGVLDGAVLVLSAVEGVQAQTRVLMKTLRRLRLPVLLFINKIDRAGARDEGLLDDIRRTLAPHLVPLTTVRELGTRNARARPRSLDDPGVRAEAAEVLAETDDAMLARVVDGPPPSAEEVGAALAAGTAAGLAHPVFFGSALSGEGVGALVEGVARLVPPAPGGAEPRGTVFAVERGGGGTGGTGGRSGARGGRTAYLRLFSGEVTLRQRVTLHRREPGGALTEHTGQITALEVIGDAGAAREPLTAGNIARIKGLPGVRVGDRLGPVHDAPSDRRHFAAPSLQTLVHAREPGAAAASRLHTALLDLADQDPLIHARPMPGGATSVLLYGEVQKEIIAATLVQDYGIEADFEPSRPVLVERPSGIGEAVREIARVGHTGPWATVGLRVEPTERGAGVVFGYETELGALPRAFHNAIEETVYETLFHGPRGRSVTDCRAVLIRSGFIGPLSTAADFRDLTPVVLGEALERAGWRIYEPYHAFELELPAETLAAVTAQLAAAEADIGESVDGATGWLLRGELPARRVHGFERVLPRLTHGEGVWWSRPCADRPLRAGAAAPGLGS; encoded by the coding sequence ATGCCCAGCTCTCCACGGGTCTCACGGACCCTCAACATCGGTGTGCTCGCCCATGTCGACGCCGGTAAGACCAGCCTGACCGAGCGGCTGCTCTACGACGCCGGGGTGATCGACCGGCTCGGCAGCGTCGACACCGGGGACACCCAGACCGACACCGGCGAGATCGAGCGGCAGCGCGGTATCACCGTGCGGACCGCGGTCGCGTCCCTCACCACCGGGGACACCCAGATCAACCTGATCGACACCCCCGGCCACTCCGACTTCATCGCCGAGGTCGAGCGCGCCCTCGGGGTGCTCGACGGCGCGGTGCTCGTGCTGTCCGCCGTCGAGGGTGTCCAGGCGCAGACCCGGGTGCTGATGAAGACCCTGCGGCGGCTGCGGCTCCCGGTGCTGCTCTTCATCAACAAGATCGACCGTGCGGGCGCCCGCGACGAGGGGCTGCTCGACGACATCCGGCGCACCCTGGCGCCGCATCTCGTCCCGCTGACGACGGTAAGGGAGTTGGGCACGCGGAACGCCCGCGCCCGGCCGCGCTCCCTGGACGATCCGGGGGTGCGCGCGGAGGCGGCCGAGGTGCTGGCCGAGACCGATGACGCGATGCTCGCGCGGGTCGTGGACGGTCCGCCGCCCTCGGCCGAGGAGGTGGGGGCGGCGCTCGCGGCCGGTACGGCGGCGGGGCTGGCGCATCCGGTCTTCTTCGGCTCGGCGCTCAGCGGCGAGGGGGTCGGGGCGCTGGTCGAGGGGGTGGCGCGGCTGGTGCCACCCGCGCCGGGCGGCGCGGAGCCGCGCGGCACGGTCTTCGCCGTGGAGCGCGGCGGGGGCGGCACAGGTGGCACAGGCGGCAGGAGCGGCGCCCGTGGTGGCCGTACGGCCTATCTGCGGCTGTTCTCCGGCGAGGTGACGCTGCGGCAGCGGGTGACCCTGCACCGCCGCGAGCCCGGCGGTGCCCTGACCGAGCACACCGGGCAGATCACCGCGCTGGAGGTCATCGGCGACGCGGGGGCCGCGCGGGAGCCGCTGACCGCCGGGAACATCGCGAGGATCAAGGGGCTGCCCGGGGTCCGGGTCGGCGACCGCCTCGGGCCCGTCCACGACGCCCCGTCGGACCGTCGGCACTTCGCCGCGCCCAGCCTCCAGACCCTCGTCCACGCCCGCGAGCCCGGCGCCGCCGCCGCGTCCCGGCTGCACACCGCGCTGCTGGACCTGGCCGACCAGGATCCGCTGATCCACGCGCGGCCGATGCCGGGCGGGGCCACCTCGGTACTGCTGTACGGGGAGGTGCAGAAGGAGATCATCGCGGCCACGCTGGTCCAGGACTACGGCATCGAGGCGGACTTCGAACCGAGCCGCCCGGTGCTGGTCGAGCGTCCCTCGGGGATCGGCGAGGCCGTCCGCGAGATCGCCCGGGTCGGCCACACCGGGCCGTGGGCGACGGTCGGGCTGCGCGTGGAGCCCACCGAGCGCGGCGCCGGGGTGGTCTTCGGCTATGAGACGGAACTGGGCGCGCTGCCCCGCGCGTTCCACAACGCGATCGAGGAGACCGTGTACGAGACGCTGTTCCACGGGCCCCGTGGCCGCTCGGTGACGGACTGCCGGGCCGTCCTCATTCGCTCCGGGTTCATCGGCCCGCTGAGCACCGCGGCCGACTTCCGCGACCTCACCCCGGTGGTCCTCGGGGAGGCCCTGGAGCGGGCGGGGTGGCGGATCTACGAGCCGTACCACGCCTTCGAACTGGAGCTTCCGGCCGAGACGCTCGCCGCGGTCACCGCCCAGCTCGCCGCCGCCGAAGCGGACATCGGCGAGAGCGTGGACGGTGCCACGGGGTGGCTGCTGCGGGGCGAGCTCCCGGCCCGCCGGGTGCACGGTTTCGAGCGGGTCCTGCCCCGGCTGACGCACGGCGAGGGGGTGTGGTGGTCCCGGCCGTGCGCCGACCGGCCGCTGCGCGCCGGGGCGGCGGCCCCGGGCCTCGGCTCCTAG